A genomic region of Zea mays cultivar B73 chromosome 6, Zm-B73-REFERENCE-NAM-5.0, whole genome shotgun sequence contains the following coding sequences:
- the LOC100284380 gene encoding uncharacterized LOC100284380 isoform 1 (isoform 1 is encoded by transcript variant 1), which yields MQVLCDVCGGAPAAVLFCTDEAALCSACDRRVHRADKRRRIPLVQPCGDDSAAAAAAPLCDVCKERRGLVFCVEDRAILCPDCDDPIHSANDLTAKHTRFLLVGAKLSAALVDQAPPSPDDDDDDVAEPDAVPAACAAKASSLESGGGSSISDYLTNICPGWRVDDLLLDDSSFSAPSKTGYSDGHDQVPSVDADLFDVVASGRPGKRVGGAALGFDKAPASVVVVPTQGCVTERTWNSDSDVFAVPELPQPPPAKKARPAPAPTFWCF from the exons ATGCAGGTGCTCTGCGACGTCTGCGGCGGCGCGCCGGCCGCCGTGCTCTTCTGCACTGACGAGGCCGCGCTCTGCTCCGCCTGCGACCGCCGCGTCCACCGCGCCGACAAGCGCCGCCGCATCCCGCTCGTCCAGCCCTGCGGCGAcgactccgccgccgccgccgccgcgccgctctGCGACGTCTGCAAG gagCGGAGGGGCCTCGTGTTCTGCGTGGAGGACCGCGCCATCCTGTGCCCCGACTGCGACGACCCCATCCACAGCGCCAACGACCTCACCGCCAAGCACACCCGCTTCCTCCTCGTCGGGGCCAAGCTCTCCGCCGCGCTCGTCGACCAGGCGCCCCCCtcccctgacgacgacgacgacgacgtcgcCGAGCCCGACGCTGTCCCCGCCGCCTGCGCGGCCAAGGCCTCGTCTCTTGAgtccggcggcggcagcagcatctCCGACTACCTCACCAACATCTGCCCGGGCTGGCGCGTCGACGATCTTCTCTTGGACGACTCGTCGTTCTCAGCGCCATCT AAGACCGGCTACAGCGACGGCCACGATCAGGTGCCGTCCGTGGATGCCGACCTCTTCGACGTGGTGGCCAGCGGCCGGCCAGGCAAGCGCGTCGGCGGCGCAGCGCTGGGCTTCGACAAGGCCCCGGCCTCCGTTGTGGTCGTCCCGACGCAGGGGTGCGTGACGGAGAGGACTTGGAACAGCGACAGCGACGTGTTCGCGGTGCCGGAGCTCCCGCAGCCGCCGCCGGCCAAGAAGGCGCGGCCGGCGCCGGCGCCAACTTTCTGGTGCTTCTGA
- the LOC100284380 gene encoding uncharacterized LOC100284380 isoform 2 (isoform 2 is encoded by transcript variant 2), protein MQVLCDVCGGAPAAVLFCTDEAALCSACDRRVHRADKRRRIPLVQPCGDDSAAAAAAPLCDVCKVTVSGASISRRGSDSELLLSADMVAFCRSGGASCSAWRTAPSCAPTATTPSTAPTTSPPSTPASSSSGPSSPPRSSTRRPPPLTTTTTTSPSPTLSPPPARPRPRLLSPAAAAASPTTSPTSARAGASTIFSWTTRRSQRHLRPATATATIRCRPWMPTSSTWWPAAGQASASAAQRWASTRPRPPLWSSRRRGA, encoded by the exons ATGCAGGTGCTCTGCGACGTCTGCGGCGGCGCGCCGGCCGCCGTGCTCTTCTGCACTGACGAGGCCGCGCTCTGCTCCGCCTGCGACCGCCGCGTCCACCGCGCCGACAAGCGCCGCCGCATCCCGCTCGTCCAGCCCTGCGGCGAcgactccgccgccgccgccgccgcgccgctctGCGACGTCTGCAAGGTGACGGTGTCCGGTGCTTCGATCAGCCGGAGGGGATCTGATTCGGAGCTGCTGCTGTCTGCTGacatggttgcgttctgcaggagCGGAGGGGCCTCGTGTTCTGCGTGGAGGACCGCGCCATCCTGTGCCCCGACTGCGACGACCCCATCCACAGCGCCAACGACCTCACCGCCAAGCACACCCGCTTCCTCCTCGTCGGGGCCAAGCTCTCCGCCGCGCTCGTCGACCAGGCGCCCCCCtcccctgacgacgacgacgacgacgtcgcCGAGCCCGACGCTGTCCCCGCCGCCTGCGCGGCCAAGGCCTCGTCTCTTGAgtccggcggcggcagcagcatctCCGACTACCTCACCAACATCTGCCCGGGCTGGCGCGTCGACGATCTTCTCTTGGACGACTCGTCGTTCTCAGCGCCATCT AAGACCGGCTACAGCGACGGCCACGATCAGGTGCCGTCCGTGGATGCCGACCTCTTCGACGTGGTGGCCAGCGGCCGGCCAGGCAAGCGCGTCGGCGGCGCAGCGCTGGGCTTCGACAAGGCCCCGGCCTCCGTTGTGGTCGTCCCGACGCAGGGGTGCGTGA